The Lactuca sativa cultivar Salinas chromosome 2, Lsat_Salinas_v11, whole genome shotgun sequence genome includes the window CCGTGCTTTCGGTATCACCAACATCAAGTATTACGTTCCACTGATCTTAGACTTGTCAACCCGCAATTATGAAACCTGGAGCGACTTGTTTCAGACTCATTGCATCACCTATGGCATTGTTAACCACATTGATGACACATTCGACCCATCAAACAAACCTCCTACTGACCCGGAATGGCAACAACTTAATTTTTTGGTCAAACTATGGATCTTTGGATCGATTTCTCAAAAGCTTATCTCATCTGCATACTCCATTAACGCCTCTGCACGCAAGGTCTTGCAGAATCTCCACTCcctcttttatgaaaatgttgAATCAACTGCTATACAACTTGAAGCTGAATTAAGGAACATAACCTTGGGAGATCTAGCTATCCATGACTACTGTGAGAATGTCAAGAGAATTGCAGACCTCCTAGAGGGACTTGGTGAAAAGGTTAAAGATAGAAATGTGGTTCTTCATGCTCTCAACGGGCTTCCAAGCAAATATGATAATGTCGTCGGTATCATACGGTTCACCAAGCCTTTTCCCACATTCTCTGAAATGCAGGCTATGTTAGCTGTGGAGGAAACACGCCTCTCCAGCACTCGTGTGATCAACCCTTCTCATGAAAATAATGCTTCAGCTCCACCCTTGCTTCATGTTGGGTCTTCAAGCTCGAACCATGGGGGTGGCGGGGGATCCACTCGTGGAAACTTCAACAATCGACGGGATGGTGGTGGCCACAACCAGCAGCGCCGCTGCCAGCAGTACCATAACCTACGCCAACAACCTGTTGGGTGGGTCTTCTACCCTCCACCGAACTCCATTCAGCAACATTGGACACCTGCATCATCGACACGCCAGTAGTGGGCTGACCCATCTCCCACCCAAAACCAACAGCCATCCTGGACCAGATCAGCTCCCAACTCTTCCAGTATCCTTGGCAGCATACCTGGACCAGTCCATTAGCAACCCTCCTCCAGCCCGCAAGCTCACCTTCAGACTACCACTATGGATCAACCTCCATGGACATTTCTCGGATCTGATCAGCCCACATCTCTTCCCAGCTTGTTCAACACAATGTCTTTAAATGACCCTAGAAACAATGGATGGGTTATGGACACAGGAACAACAGATCACGTTCACACCAATGCAGGTATACTCAACTCGACTAGTAATAATCATTACCCTCGTTCTATTTATATCGGTAACGGATCTGCAATACCTGTTGTGACATCAGGACATTCCAACTTTCCTATATCAAATATTTATCGTCCTTTTCATTTACAAAACGTCCTTATTACACCAAACATTATTAAAAACCTTATTTCCGTTTGCAAATTTACTACTAGTAACAATTTTTCTATAGATTTTGATCCTTACGGTTTTACCATTCTTGATTATCAGACACGGCGACCTCTCATTCGCTGTGATAGTTCTGGGGCCCTGTATCCAGTCACAAGTTCCACCAGTTATGCTTTTGTCTCCACGTCTCCAACCACTTGGCATCACCGACTTGGTCACCCCGGCGATCAAGTATTGAAGCATTTATCTTCTACTAGTTCTATTTCTTGTCATTTACCTAAAACTAATGTATCTTGCCATGCATTTCATCTTGGCAAACACACTAGATTATCGTTTTCTTTGTCTGATTCTCATGTTTCTACACCTTTTAAAGTTATTCATTCGGATGTATGGGCTTCTCCTATATCTAGTAATGGTGGATTGCGTTATTATATCTTGTTTTTAGATCACTTTTCTCACTACTTATGGGTGTACCCACTAAAACAAAAATCTGATGCATTTGCTAAATTTATTCATTTTTCAAATACCATAACAAATCAATTTGGGGGCCACATCAATAATTTCCAATGTGATAACGGGGGAGAGTACaacaacc containing:
- the LOC111899297 gene encoding uncharacterized protein LOC111899297 — translated: MTSEESSHSKPTPRAFGITNIKYYVPLILDLSTRNYETWSDLFQTHCITYGIVNHIDDTFDPSNKPPTDPEWQQLNFLVKLWIFGSISQKLISSAYSINASARKVLQNLHSLFYENVESTAIQLEAELRNITLGDLAIHDYCENVKRIADLLEGLGEKVKDRNVVLHALNGLPSKYDNVVGIIRFTKPFPTFSEMQAMLAVEETRLSSTRVINPSHENNASAPPLLHVGSSSSNHGGGGGSTRGNFNNRRDGGGHNQQRRCQQYHNLRQQPVGWVFYPPPNSIQQHWTPASSTRQ